One Streptomyces sp. ML-6 genomic region harbors:
- the pcrA gene encoding DNA helicase PcrA, whose product MSSLFDDSFLAGLQHSEEEPPPPPEDAAPEEVPEGLFGDVFDGPPPPRDAYYRDGAPRPVIDPAALLDGLNTEQRAAVVHAGSPLLIVAGAGSGKTRVLTHRIAHLLAERGVHPGQILAITFTNKAAGEMKERVEQLVGPRAHAMWVMTFHSACVRILRRESKKLGFTSSFSIYDAADSKRLMALVCRDLDLDPKRFPPKSFTAKVSNLKNELIDEETFAGQAADGFEKTLAQAYTMYQSRLREANALDFDDIIMTTVHLLQAFPDVAEHYRRRFRHVLVDEYQDTNHAQYTLVRELVGPAGEGDAPAELCVVGDADQSIYAFRGATIRNILQFEEDYPDATTILLEQNYRSTQTILSAANAVIERNESRRPKNLWTNAGTGARITGYVADTEHDEAQFVADEIDRLTDAGDARAGDVAIFYRTNAQSRVFEEIFIRVGLPYKVVGGVRFYERKEVRDILAYLRVLANPEDTVPLRRILNVPKRGIGERAEAMIDALSLRERITFPQALRRVDEAYGMAARSVNAVKRFNTLMEELRTIVESGAGPAVVLEAVLERTGYLAELQASTDPQDETRIENLQELASVALEFEQERAAAAGEGAAPAAEGTPAATTGTGTLAEFLEKVALVADSDQIPDEDEDGSGVITLMTLHTAKGLEFPVVFLTGLEDGVFPHMRALGQTKELEEERRLAYVGITRARERLYLTRAAMRSAWGQPSYNPPSRFLEEIPDQHLEWKRTGSMAAPAGPTTGIASSLSASRARSGPSGFATRRASDSKPTVTLAVGDRVTHDQFGLGTVTAVEGFGDQAKATVDFGDDRPKKLLLRYAPVEKL is encoded by the coding sequence ATGAGCAGCCTCTTTGACGACAGTTTCCTGGCCGGCCTCCAGCACTCGGAGGAAGAGCCCCCGCCGCCCCCCGAGGACGCCGCACCCGAAGAGGTGCCGGAGGGGCTCTTCGGGGACGTGTTCGACGGGCCGCCGCCGCCCAGGGACGCGTACTACCGCGACGGCGCCCCCCGCCCCGTCATCGACCCCGCGGCGCTCCTCGACGGGCTGAACACCGAGCAGCGCGCCGCCGTCGTGCACGCGGGATCCCCGCTGCTCATCGTCGCCGGGGCCGGGTCCGGGAAGACCCGGGTGCTGACCCACCGGATCGCCCACCTCCTGGCCGAGCGCGGGGTGCACCCCGGTCAGATCCTGGCGATCACCTTCACCAACAAGGCCGCCGGCGAGATGAAGGAGCGCGTCGAGCAGCTCGTCGGACCGCGCGCCCACGCCATGTGGGTCATGACCTTCCACAGCGCCTGCGTGCGCATCCTGCGCCGCGAGTCGAAGAAGCTCGGCTTCACCTCGTCGTTCTCGATCTACGACGCGGCCGACTCCAAGCGGCTGATGGCCCTGGTCTGCCGCGACCTCGACCTGGACCCGAAGCGCTTCCCGCCGAAGTCGTTCACGGCCAAGGTCTCCAACCTGAAGAACGAGCTGATCGACGAGGAGACCTTCGCCGGCCAGGCCGCCGACGGCTTCGAGAAGACGCTCGCCCAGGCGTACACGATGTACCAGTCCCGGCTGCGCGAGGCCAACGCGCTGGACTTCGACGACATCATCATGACGACGGTCCACCTGCTCCAGGCGTTCCCGGACGTCGCCGAGCACTACCGCCGCCGCTTCCGGCACGTCCTGGTCGACGAGTACCAGGACACCAACCACGCCCAGTACACCCTCGTGCGGGAGCTGGTCGGACCGGCGGGCGAGGGCGACGCCCCGGCCGAGCTGTGCGTCGTGGGTGACGCGGACCAGTCGATCTACGCCTTCCGCGGCGCGACCATCCGCAACATCCTCCAGTTCGAGGAGGACTACCCGGACGCGACCACGATCCTCCTGGAGCAGAACTACCGTTCCACGCAGACGATCCTGTCCGCCGCCAACGCGGTCATCGAACGCAACGAGAGCCGCCGCCCCAAGAACCTGTGGACGAACGCCGGCACGGGCGCCCGGATCACCGGCTACGTCGCCGACACCGAGCACGACGAGGCGCAGTTCGTCGCGGACGAGATCGACCGGCTCACCGACGCGGGCGACGCCAGGGCCGGTGACGTCGCGATCTTCTACCGAACGAACGCCCAGTCCCGCGTCTTCGAGGAGATCTTCATCCGGGTCGGCCTGCCCTACAAGGTCGTCGGCGGCGTGCGCTTCTACGAGCGCAAGGAGGTCCGGGACATCCTGGCCTACCTGCGTGTCCTCGCCAATCCGGAGGACACCGTCCCGCTGCGCCGCATCCTCAACGTGCCCAAGCGCGGCATCGGCGAACGCGCCGAGGCAATGATCGACGCCCTGTCCCTGCGGGAGCGGATCACCTTCCCGCAGGCGCTGCGCCGGGTCGACGAGGCGTACGGCATGGCGGCCCGGTCGGTCAACGCGGTCAAGCGGTTCAACACGCTGATGGAGGAACTGCGCACGATCGTGGAGTCCGGCGCGGGCCCCGCGGTGGTCCTGGAGGCCGTCCTGGAACGCACGGGCTATCTGGCCGAGCTCCAGGCGTCCACCGACCCGCAGGATGAGACCCGGATCGAGAACCTCCAGGAACTCGCCTCGGTGGCCCTCGAATTCGAGCAGGAGCGCGCGGCGGCGGCCGGGGAGGGCGCGGCGCCCGCGGCGGAGGGCACGCCCGCGGCCACCACCGGGACGGGCACGCTCGCCGAGTTCCTGGAGAAGGTGGCCCTCGTCGCCGACTCCGACCAGATCCCCGACGAGGACGAGGACGGCTCCGGCGTCATCACGCTCATGACGCTGCACACCGCGAAGGGCCTCGAATTCCCGGTGGTCTTCCTGACCGGCCTGGAGGACGGCGTGTTCCCGCACATGCGGGCGCTGGGCCAGACGAAGGAGCTGGAGGAGGAGCGGCGGCTCGCCTACGTCGGCATCACCCGGGCCCGCGAGCGGCTCTACCTGACCCGGGCGGCGATGCGCAGTGCGTGGGGGCAGCCCTCGTACAACCCGCCGTCGCGGTTCCTGGAGGAGATCCCGGACCAGCACCTGGAGTGGAAGCGGACCGGATCGATGGCGGCTCCGGCCGGGCCGACGACGGGGATCGCCTCCTCGCTGTCCGCCTCCCGCGCGCGCTCCGGCCCCTCGGGCTTCGCCACGCGGCGGGCCTCGGACAGCAAACCGACGGTCACGCTGGCCGTCGGGGACCGGGTCACGCACGACCAGTTCGGCCTCGGCACGGTGACGGCGGTCGAGGGCTTCGGCGACCAGGCGAAGGCCACGGTCGACTTCGGGGACGACCGCCCGAAGAAGCTGCTGCTGCGGTACGCGCCGGTCGAGAAGCTGTAG
- a CDS encoding M23 family metallopeptidase: MNDQHPHAGYAGYDSDATGSFHSDPLFGSLPGGHDGAYGNGYGAGQMGHSGQYDSTQWDTGAHPTASYEGYDAYAAQSPQQYEPAPTYSTTATWTPVADYGTTATVLTDTSGFMGIPAQADSPDATGQWDTGGWQPGNQWTATGTAAYDSGAYDATAWNTGATPEHEQRTARTGQNEQVVHEAPTAHDAYGVQEAHATHESYELYTGEGSYDPYEPYRTDGHDAEHTAGTDHGADVDADRGPSIHDALTRDFPVLDVDLPAQANDPHRPLGRTSARGNGGNSRRRRSPAKRSALLTVAIPSACVMSVAGIAAASVGGLGGEDKKDDGKTTMAAPDAGTVKPGVANNALDTQLANLSADAENFADRASRTQERIDLRERQAAEKKKREEEAARKEALRPKFVMPVAQHTLSAYFGQSGVNWMSRHTGIDFPVLQGTPVMAATDGTVRTQLNSAYGNMAIVTAADGTETWYCHLSSTKIRSGPVKAGDVIAYSGDSGNSTGPHLHFEVRPGGGAAIDPLPWLRSHGVDPT; encoded by the coding sequence GTGAACGACCAGCACCCCCACGCCGGGTACGCCGGGTACGACAGCGATGCCACCGGCAGCTTCCACAGCGACCCCCTCTTCGGTTCGCTCCCCGGCGGCCACGACGGCGCCTACGGCAACGGTTACGGCGCCGGACAGATGGGGCACAGCGGCCAGTACGACTCCACGCAGTGGGACACGGGCGCGCACCCGACCGCCTCGTACGAGGGGTACGACGCGTACGCGGCACAGTCCCCGCAGCAGTACGAGCCGGCGCCGACGTACTCGACCACGGCCACCTGGACGCCCGTCGCCGACTACGGCACGACCGCGACGGTGCTCACCGACACCTCCGGCTTCATGGGCATCCCGGCCCAGGCCGACTCCCCGGACGCCACGGGCCAGTGGGACACCGGCGGCTGGCAGCCGGGCAACCAGTGGACGGCGACCGGCACGGCCGCGTACGACTCCGGCGCGTACGACGCCACGGCCTGGAACACCGGCGCCACGCCCGAGCACGAACAGCGGACGGCGCGGACCGGGCAGAACGAACAGGTGGTGCACGAGGCGCCGACGGCACACGACGCGTACGGGGTCCAGGAGGCCCACGCGACGCACGAGTCGTACGAGCTCTACACCGGTGAGGGTTCCTACGACCCGTACGAGCCCTACCGCACCGACGGGCACGACGCCGAGCACACAGCCGGTACGGACCACGGCGCCGACGTCGACGCCGACCGGGGCCCCTCGATCCACGACGCCCTGACCCGCGACTTCCCGGTCCTCGACGTGGACCTGCCCGCCCAGGCGAACGACCCGCACCGCCCGCTCGGCCGCACCTCCGCCCGTGGCAACGGCGGCAACAGCCGCAGGCGGCGCTCCCCCGCGAAGCGTTCCGCGCTCCTCACCGTCGCCATTCCCTCCGCCTGCGTGATGAGCGTGGCCGGTATCGCGGCCGCCTCCGTCGGCGGACTGGGCGGCGAGGACAAGAAGGACGACGGCAAGACCACGATGGCGGCTCCCGACGCCGGAACCGTCAAACCGGGCGTGGCCAACAACGCGTTGGACACCCAGCTCGCCAACCTCAGCGCCGACGCCGAGAACTTCGCCGACCGCGCCAGCCGCACCCAGGAACGCATCGACCTGCGGGAACGACAGGCCGCCGAGAAGAAGAAGCGCGAGGAGGAGGCCGCCCGCAAGGAGGCGCTGCGGCCCAAGTTCGTCATGCCGGTCGCCCAGCACACCCTCAGCGCGTACTTCGGCCAGTCGGGCGTCAACTGGATGTCCCGGCACACCGGCATCGACTTCCCCGTCCTTCAGGGCACGCCGGTGATGGCCGCGACGGACGGCACCGTGCGCACCCAGCTGAACAGCGCCTACGGGAACATGGCCATCGTCACCGCGGCCGACGGCACCGAGACCTGGTACTGCCACCTCAGCAGCACCAAGATCCGCTCGGGCCCGGTCAAGGCCGGCGACGTCATCGCGTACTCCGGCGACTCCGGCAACTCGACCGGCCCGCACCTGCACTTCGAGGTGCGTCCCGGCGGTGGCGCGGCGATCGACCCACTGCCCTGGCTCCGCAGCCACGGCGTCGACCCGACCTGA